From the Nocardiopsis changdeensis genome, one window contains:
- a CDS encoding DoxX family protein, producing MAPLIALVGGTALLWLLGLAGVEALDWQTSLRGGLALMFVLTGVVHFLPSWRRDFAEMIPPALPFPYLLVTVTGVLELAGAAALLYPPTAPFAAAGLALLMLAMFPANVSAARRGVTLAGKPATPLLPRTIEQAVFVSAAVLAAV from the coding sequence ATGGCACCCCTCATCGCTCTCGTCGGCGGCACCGCGCTCCTGTGGCTCCTGGGCCTGGCGGGTGTGGAGGCGCTCGACTGGCAGACCTCTCTCCGGGGCGGGCTGGCACTGATGTTCGTCCTCACCGGCGTGGTGCACTTCCTGCCGTCCTGGCGCCGCGACTTCGCCGAGATGATCCCTCCGGCGCTCCCGTTCCCGTACCTGCTGGTCACGGTCACCGGCGTACTGGAACTCGCGGGAGCGGCCGCGCTGCTGTACCCGCCGACGGCCCCGTTCGCGGCGGCCGGCCTCGCCCTGCTGATGCTCGCCATGTTCCCGGCCAACGTCTCCGCGGCCCGCCGCGGCGTGACCCTGGCCGGGAAGCCCGCCACCCCGCTGCTGCCCCGCACGATCGAACAGGCCGTCTTCGTCTCCGCGGCCGTGCTCGCCGCCGTGTGA
- a CDS encoding TetR/AcrR family transcriptional regulator, which yields MAGRPYHHGDLRRAVIDAALEATRESGPAGWSLRELARRAGVSHAAPAHHFGDKAGVLTAVAAEGFALFADALEAAASQGPREAGLAYIRFALAHRAHFEVMFRPELYRLDDPGLLAARERAGAVLAASGGTLAADAARARATTIGAWAFAHGFAELWLSGSLPESADGDPEEVARPVIEVLFGR from the coding sequence ATGGCCGGCCGGCCCTACCATCACGGCGACCTGCGGCGCGCCGTCATCGACGCCGCACTGGAGGCGACCCGGGAGTCCGGCCCGGCCGGGTGGAGCCTGCGCGAGCTGGCCCGCCGCGCGGGCGTCTCGCACGCCGCCCCCGCCCACCACTTCGGCGACAAGGCCGGGGTACTCACCGCCGTGGCCGCCGAGGGGTTCGCGCTGTTCGCCGACGCCCTGGAGGCCGCGGCGTCCCAGGGCCCCCGGGAGGCCGGCCTGGCCTACATCCGCTTCGCCCTCGCGCACCGCGCGCACTTCGAGGTGATGTTCCGCCCCGAGCTGTACCGGCTCGACGACCCCGGACTGCTGGCCGCGCGCGAACGTGCCGGAGCCGTGCTGGCCGCCAGCGGCGGCACGCTGGCCGCCGACGCCGCCCGGGCCAGGGCGACCACCATCGGCGCCTGGGCGTTCGCGCACGGGTTCGCCGAGCTGTGGCTCAGCGGGTCCCTCCCCGAGAGCGCCGACGGGGACCCGGAGGAGGTCGCCCGCCCGGTCATCGAGGTGCTGTTCGGCCGGTAG
- a CDS encoding ABC transporter ATP-binding protein, whose amino-acid sequence MTGPPGRSSLPKRSRPPLARVGVPDTRGPVRFLWWLVRAQPGRVALGSFWGIVWMVGLLVPPYLLSRAVDEGLRAGDRAALLGWTGVFAGVLVFTALASILRHRTMAMVRAHASLHCTRVLARHAARVGAPLSRGTSSGDLSVVQSADAGRISQILTLFGPGVGSVLGCAGAVVILWGFAPVLAVVVLLGLPVTALVMAPLLRRMHDRQNTYRDREGEVTALAADIVAGLRVLCGIGGRERFARRYRERSGDLVRDGYRLGSVTSWFEEVGQCAPLVFTAVVTWFAARLAVSGELTVGETVAVYGYVAVLAVPVFQLVEVATDFSRGHVSLTRLLALLRTVPDRYGSGEAPPPPGPGELADPESGVRVPPGAMTALVGADPAASALVADRLGGYVDSAVTWGGMPLREVDPTVVRERILVSDNDVHLFAGTLREVVDVHGERDEVEVDLALHTAAATDVAEALPDGLDSAVEAQGRDLSGGQRQRVRLARAVLADPEVLILVEPTSAVDAHTEAVVAERLRAERRGGTTLVVTASPLVADRADRVLFLDGGRVVAEGTHAELVAECAGYRSLVLRGADEEDGAQAVRRTAAPPGPARGAGGGAAEEPGAEGPAPPVGRRRTGAGPRTPGCPAGPAGSGAPERADGDGPGRLPDGEEGR is encoded by the coding sequence ATGACCGGTCCTCCCGGCCGGTCCTCTCTCCCGAAGCGCTCCCGCCCGCCCCTGGCGCGGGTGGGCGTCCCCGACACCCGGGGACCGGTGCGGTTCCTGTGGTGGCTGGTGCGGGCACAGCCCGGACGGGTCGCGCTCGGCTCCTTCTGGGGCATCGTGTGGATGGTCGGCCTGCTGGTCCCGCCCTACCTCCTCTCCCGGGCCGTGGACGAAGGGCTGCGGGCCGGGGACCGGGCGGCGCTGCTGGGCTGGACCGGGGTGTTCGCCGGGGTCCTGGTGTTCACCGCGCTCGCCTCGATCCTGCGGCACCGGACCATGGCGATGGTCCGGGCGCACGCCTCCCTGCACTGCACGCGGGTGCTGGCCCGGCACGCCGCCCGGGTGGGGGCGCCGCTGTCGCGGGGCACCTCCTCCGGGGATCTCTCGGTGGTGCAGTCCGCGGACGCGGGCCGCATCTCGCAGATCCTCACCCTGTTCGGCCCGGGGGTCGGCAGCGTGCTGGGCTGTGCCGGAGCGGTGGTGATCCTGTGGGGGTTCGCCCCGGTCCTGGCGGTGGTGGTGCTCCTGGGGCTGCCGGTGACGGCACTGGTGATGGCCCCGCTGCTGCGGCGGATGCACGACCGACAGAACACCTACCGGGACCGGGAGGGCGAGGTCACCGCCCTGGCGGCCGACATCGTGGCGGGGCTGCGGGTGCTGTGCGGGATCGGCGGCAGGGAGAGGTTCGCGCGGCGGTACCGCGAGCGCTCGGGCGACCTGGTGCGCGACGGGTACCGGCTGGGGTCGGTGACCAGCTGGTTCGAGGAGGTCGGGCAGTGCGCCCCGCTGGTGTTCACCGCCGTGGTCACCTGGTTCGCGGCCCGGCTGGCGGTGTCCGGGGAGCTCACCGTGGGCGAGACGGTGGCGGTGTACGGGTACGTGGCGGTGCTGGCGGTCCCGGTGTTCCAGCTGGTGGAGGTGGCGACCGACTTCAGCAGGGGGCACGTGTCGCTGACACGGCTGCTGGCGCTGCTGCGGACGGTGCCGGACCGGTACGGAAGCGGGGAGGCGCCACCACCGCCGGGGCCGGGTGAGCTGGCCGACCCGGAGTCGGGGGTGCGGGTGCCCCCGGGGGCGATGACCGCCCTGGTGGGCGCGGACCCGGCCGCGTCGGCCCTGGTGGCGGACCGGCTGGGCGGATATGTCGACTCGGCGGTCACCTGGGGCGGGATGCCGCTGCGGGAGGTCGACCCGACGGTGGTGCGCGAGCGGATCCTGGTCTCCGACAACGACGTGCACCTGTTCGCCGGGACCCTGCGGGAGGTCGTGGACGTGCACGGTGAGCGGGACGAGGTGGAGGTCGACCTGGCGCTGCACACCGCGGCCGCCACGGACGTGGCGGAGGCGCTGCCGGACGGGCTCGACTCGGCGGTGGAGGCGCAGGGGCGCGATCTGTCGGGCGGGCAGCGGCAGCGGGTGCGGCTGGCCCGCGCGGTGCTGGCCGACCCCGAGGTGCTGATCCTGGTGGAGCCCACCTCTGCGGTGGACGCGCACACCGAGGCCGTGGTCGCGGAGCGGCTGCGCGCCGAACGGCGCGGCGGGACCACGCTGGTCGTCACCGCCTCGCCGCTGGTGGCGGACCGCGCCGACCGGGTGCTGTTCCTGGACGGCGGCCGGGTGGTCGCGGAGGGCACCCACGCGGAGCTGGTGGCGGAGTGCGCCGGCTACCGGTCCCTGGTCCTGCGCGGCGCCGACGAGGAGGACGGCGCGCAGGCCGTACGGCGCACTGCGGCCCCGCCGGGGCCGGCACGCGGCGCCGGTGGGGGTGCCGCGGAAGAACCCGGGGCCGAGGGCCCGGCGCCACCGGTGGGGCGGCGCCGGACGGGTGCCGGGCCACGGACGCCGGGATGTCCGGCGGGCCCGGCCGGGAGCGGCGCCCCGGAGCGGGCGGACGGCGACGGGCCGGGACGGCTCCCGGACGGGGAGGAGGGGCGGTGA
- a CDS encoding ABC transporter ATP-binding protein: MEAERGPLLRMVLLTCAAATVGLVAPYLVGRIVDLLEAGTATVSAVDGLAAAAVACALAGLVLNRYARLSAFRFGERALARLREEFVERVLALPTRVVERSGTGDLTTRVTADVATAGATLRTAVPDIVPSSLRILFLLAAVFWLSPLMGAAVLLGVPPAWLAVRWYLRRSREAYLAEGAAGSAAVEGVTATVRGGRTVEAFALGGRRVAAADHDAVEVYRARRRTLYLRSVLYPVTDIAFSLPAVVVLLVGGLLYLDDRVALGVVVTCCLYMLRVQESAAWIMIWIELLQRSGASFARVFGVGEAAAGPPPPGPTPKDDLIEVRDVHYAYVDGRDVLRGVTLRVRPGERWAIVGPSGAGKSTLGRLLAGVDAPRSGLVLVGGVPVAALGPRELRERIVLVSQEHHVFTGTLRENLAIAAEEADDAALAAALETVDADWAAVLPRGLDTPLGPGGVALDPARAQQVALARVVLADPHTVVLDEATSLLDPTTARQAERSLAAVLEGRTVIAIAHRLHTAHDADRIAVVEDGRITELGTHDELVNADGPYAALWRSWHGDRTA, encoded by the coding sequence ATGGAGGCCGAGCGCGGCCCGCTGCTGCGGATGGTGCTGCTCACCTGTGCCGCCGCGACGGTCGGGCTGGTCGCGCCCTACCTGGTGGGGCGGATCGTGGACCTGCTGGAGGCGGGCACCGCGACGGTGTCGGCGGTGGACGGGCTGGCGGCCGCCGCGGTGGCGTGCGCTCTGGCGGGCCTGGTGCTCAACCGGTACGCCAGGCTGAGCGCGTTCCGGTTCGGCGAACGGGCGCTGGCCCGGCTGCGCGAGGAGTTCGTGGAGCGGGTGCTGGCGCTGCCCACGCGTGTGGTGGAGCGGTCCGGCACCGGCGACCTCACCACGCGGGTGACGGCGGACGTCGCCACCGCCGGGGCGACGCTGCGGACGGCGGTGCCCGACATCGTGCCGTCGTCGCTGCGCATCCTGTTCCTGCTCGCGGCCGTGTTCTGGCTCAGCCCCCTGATGGGGGCGGCGGTGCTGCTGGGGGTGCCCCCGGCCTGGCTGGCGGTGCGCTGGTACCTGCGCCGGTCCCGGGAGGCGTACCTGGCGGAGGGCGCGGCCGGTTCCGCGGCGGTGGAGGGGGTGACGGCGACCGTGCGGGGCGGCCGCACCGTGGAGGCGTTCGCGCTGGGCGGGCGGCGGGTCGCGGCGGCCGACCACGATGCGGTGGAGGTGTACCGGGCCCGGCGGCGCACCCTGTACCTGAGATCGGTGCTGTACCCGGTCACGGACATCGCGTTCTCGCTGCCCGCGGTGGTGGTGCTGCTGGTGGGCGGGCTGCTGTACCTGGACGACCGGGTGGCGCTCGGAGTGGTGGTCACCTGCTGCCTGTACATGCTGCGGGTCCAGGAGAGCGCCGCGTGGATCATGATCTGGATCGAGCTGCTCCAGCGCAGCGGGGCGTCGTTCGCCCGGGTGTTCGGGGTGGGCGAGGCGGCCGCCGGGCCGCCACCGCCGGGACCGACGCCGAAGGACGACCTCATCGAGGTCCGCGACGTCCACTACGCCTATGTGGACGGGCGGGACGTGCTGCGCGGGGTCACGCTGAGGGTGCGGCCGGGTGAGCGGTGGGCGATCGTGGGCCCCTCGGGCGCGGGCAAGAGCACGCTGGGCCGGCTGCTGGCGGGGGTGGACGCGCCGCGTTCGGGCCTGGTGCTGGTGGGCGGGGTGCCGGTCGCGGCCCTGGGGCCGCGAGAACTGCGCGAGCGGATCGTGCTGGTGAGCCAGGAGCACCACGTGTTCACGGGAACACTGCGGGAGAACCTGGCCATCGCCGCGGAGGAGGCGGACGACGCCGCGCTGGCGGCGGCGCTGGAGACGGTGGACGCCGACTGGGCGGCGGTGCTGCCGCGAGGGCTGGACACACCACTGGGCCCGGGCGGGGTCGCGCTGGACCCCGCCCGGGCGCAGCAGGTGGCACTGGCGCGGGTGGTGCTGGCCGACCCGCACACGGTGGTCCTGGACGAGGCGACCTCGCTGCTGGACCCGACCACGGCCCGGCAGGCGGAACGCTCGCTGGCGGCGGTGCTGGAGGGGCGGACGGTGATCGCGATCGCGCACCGGCTGCACACCGCGCACGACGCCGACCGGATCGCGGTGGTGGAGGACGGGCGGATCACCGAACTGGGGACGCACGACGAGCTCGTCAACGCCGACGGCCCCTACGCGGCCCTGTGGCGGTCCTGGCACGGCGACCGGACGGCGTGA
- a CDS encoding HD domain-containing protein — protein sequence MGVVPRRAAPLPVVVGGHQLGRVARPGAAPVGHGCSYVVGRRAGRARGPGSPCRPRPRPFAAAGTPCGSVGPRIGSEYLDVKVLRPWSRPGKGSAIIPRPLPARAEELFDELRAPARLYAHCLLVHDTAAALLDRLLAEHRDLPVDSDAVLFGAAVHDIGKTVHPEELTGPGRRHEAAGRRLLLDRGVPEELARFCATHGDWEAEDRTLEDLLVTLADKVWKGARVGDLETLVARRIGGAADLAAWEVFASLDDHLTALADDADRRLAYQNSHPLTPRPGGMP from the coding sequence GTGGGCGTCGTCCCGCGACGGGCGGCCCCACTCCCGGTCGTGGTAGGCGGTCATCAGCTCGGACGCGTTGCGCGCCCAGGCGCAGCGCCGGTCGGTCATGGGTGCTCCTACGTCGTGGGGCGGCGGGCCGGCCGTGCCCGCGGGCCGGGGTCCCCCTGCCGACCGCGGCCCCGGCCGTTCGCCGCGGCGGGGACCCCTTGCGGGTCGGTCGGGCCGCGGATAGGGTCCGAATATCTCGATGTCAAGGTACTCCGACCGTGGTCCCGACCCGGAAAGGGGTCCGCCATCATTCCACGTCCCCTCCCCGCCCGCGCGGAAGAGCTGTTCGACGAGCTCCGCGCCCCGGCCCGGCTGTACGCCCACTGCCTCCTGGTCCACGACACCGCGGCCGCCCTCCTCGACCGGCTCCTGGCGGAGCACCGCGACCTGCCGGTGGATTCCGACGCCGTGCTCTTCGGCGCCGCCGTGCACGACATCGGCAAGACCGTCCACCCCGAGGAGCTCACCGGCCCCGGGCGTCGGCACGAGGCGGCCGGGCGGCGCCTCCTCCTCGACCGAGGCGTACCCGAGGAACTCGCCCGCTTCTGCGCCACCCACGGCGACTGGGAGGCCGAGGACCGCACCCTGGAGGACCTCCTCGTCACACTCGCCGACAAGGTGTGGAAGGGAGCCCGCGTCGGCGACCTCGAGACCCTGGTCGCCCGCCGGATCGGCGGGGCCGCGGACCTCGCCGCCTGGGAGGTGTTCGCCTCCCTGGACGACCACCTCACCGCGCTGGCCGACGACGCCGACCGGCGTCTCGCCTACCAGAACTCCCACCCCCTCACCCCCCGTCCGGGAGGAATGCCGTGA
- a CDS encoding DNA-3-methyladenine glycosylase I, which yields MTDRRCAWARNASELMTAYHDREWGRPSRDDAHLFEMLVLEGAQAGLSWATVLNKRANYRALLDGFDYTRIAAYDEEREKELLAEPGIIRNRLKIASLARNARAFLRVREEYGTFADYLWSWTDGVPLVNHFTEPAEVPASTPLSDRVSKDLKKRGFSFVGTTIVYSYLQSTGVVEDHLVDCPAKPKETAGAEGDLPGR from the coding sequence ATGACCGACCGGCGCTGCGCCTGGGCGCGCAACGCGTCCGAGCTGATGACCGCCTACCACGACCGGGAGTGGGGCCGCCCGTCGCGGGACGACGCCCACCTGTTCGAGATGCTGGTGCTGGAAGGCGCGCAGGCGGGGCTCTCCTGGGCGACGGTGCTCAACAAGCGCGCGAACTACCGCGCGCTGCTGGACGGGTTCGACTACACCAGGATCGCCGCCTACGACGAGGAGCGCGAGAAGGAGCTGCTGGCCGAGCCCGGCATCATCCGCAACCGCCTCAAGATCGCCTCGCTGGCCCGCAACGCCCGGGCGTTCCTGCGGGTGCGCGAGGAGTACGGCACCTTCGCCGACTACCTGTGGTCCTGGACCGACGGCGTGCCATTGGTCAACCACTTCACAGAACCCGCTGAGGTCCCGGCGAGCACGCCGCTGTCGGACCGGGTGAGCAAGGACCTGAAGAAGCGCGGGTTCTCGTTCGTGGGCACCACCATCGTCTACTCCTACCTCCAGTCCACGGGGGTCGTCGAGGACCACCTGGTGGACTGCCCCGCCAAACCGAAGGAGACCGCCGGAGCCGAAGGGGACCTGCCGGGCCGGTAA
- a CDS encoding ABC-F family ATP-binding cassette domain-containing protein yields the protein MSHTVVAAGLAFAWPDGASVFSGLDACFGPGRTGLIGRNGSGKSTLLRLIAGRLAPASGTLAVDGDIGYLDQRITLDTGRTVAGLLGIEPVRAALRAVERGETDQAHFDAIGSDWDIEERALARLTRFGVDLDGPDPLDRTVGTLSGGEAVLVGLAGIALRRPAVTLLDEPTDSLDRRARERLFAAVDSWPGVLVVADHDRELLEHVDRIAELRDGELRTWGGNYTAYAEQLAAEQEAARRTVRAAEADLRREKRQLAEAHVKLARRVRFGNKKTETKREPKVIMNQRKREAQVAAGKHRIMHEEKLAEAGEQLVRAEAAVRDDAVIRVDLPGTEVPAGQDVLELRTGGDRRLVLRGPERVALTGPNGAGKTTLLRAVVGLGEHPGAEVVHVVDRVGYLPQRLDVLDDDRSVLDNVRDAAPGTDPQRIRAGLARFLLRGERVDQRVGGLSGGERFRVALARVLLAERPPRLLVLDEPTNHLDLDSRLRLTEALVGYRGALLVAGHDPVFLREIGVTRRWEVRRGRPLWEEPV from the coding sequence ATGTCCCACACCGTCGTCGCCGCCGGCCTGGCGTTCGCCTGGCCCGACGGCGCGTCCGTCTTCTCCGGCCTGGACGCCTGCTTCGGCCCCGGGCGCACCGGGCTGATCGGCCGCAACGGCAGCGGCAAGTCCACGCTGCTGCGCCTCATCGCCGGACGGCTCGCCCCCGCGTCGGGCACCCTCGCCGTGGACGGCGACATCGGGTACCTCGACCAGCGGATCACCCTGGACACCGGGCGCACCGTCGCCGGGCTGCTGGGCATCGAGCCGGTCCGCGCCGCCCTGCGCGCCGTGGAACGGGGGGAGACCGACCAGGCGCACTTCGACGCCATCGGGTCCGACTGGGACATCGAGGAGCGCGCGCTGGCCCGGCTCACCCGGTTCGGTGTCGACCTCGACGGCCCGGACCCGCTGGACCGGACCGTCGGCACCCTCTCCGGGGGCGAGGCCGTCCTGGTCGGGCTGGCCGGGATCGCGCTGCGCCGACCCGCCGTCACCCTGCTCGACGAGCCCACGGACAGCCTCGACCGGCGGGCCCGGGAGCGGCTGTTCGCCGCCGTCGACTCCTGGCCCGGTGTGCTGGTGGTCGCCGACCACGACCGCGAGCTGCTGGAGCACGTCGACCGGATCGCCGAGCTGCGGGACGGGGAACTGCGCACCTGGGGCGGCAACTACACGGCCTACGCCGAACAGCTCGCCGCGGAGCAGGAGGCCGCCCGGCGGACGGTCCGCGCGGCCGAGGCCGACCTGCGCCGGGAGAAGCGCCAGCTCGCCGAGGCCCACGTCAAGCTGGCCCGGCGGGTGCGGTTCGGGAACAAGAAGACCGAGACCAAGCGCGAACCCAAGGTCATCATGAACCAGCGCAAGCGCGAGGCGCAGGTGGCCGCGGGCAAGCACCGCATCATGCACGAGGAGAAGCTGGCCGAGGCGGGGGAGCAGCTGGTCCGGGCCGAGGCGGCCGTCCGGGACGACGCCGTCATCCGCGTCGACCTGCCCGGCACCGAGGTCCCCGCCGGACAGGACGTGCTGGAGCTGCGCACCGGCGGGGACCGGAGGCTGGTGTTGCGCGGCCCCGAACGGGTGGCGCTGACCGGTCCGAACGGGGCGGGCAAGACCACGCTGCTGCGGGCCGTCGTCGGCCTGGGGGAGCACCCCGGGGCGGAGGTCGTCCACGTGGTGGACCGGGTCGGGTACCTGCCGCAGCGGCTGGACGTGCTGGACGACGACCGCAGCGTGCTCGACAACGTGCGCGACGCGGCGCCGGGCACCGATCCGCAGCGGATCCGGGCCGGGCTGGCGCGCTTCCTCCTCCGCGGCGAGCGGGTGGACCAGCGGGTCGGCGGGCTCTCCGGCGGTGAGCGGTTCCGGGTGGCGCTGGCCCGCGTGCTGCTGGCCGAGCGGCCGCCCCGGCTGCTCGTCCTGGACGAGCCCACCAATCACCTGGACCTCGACAGCAGGCTGCGGCTCACCGAGGCGCTGGTCGGCTACCGGGGAGCACTGCTGGTGGCCGGGCACGACCCGGTGTTCCTGCGCGAGATCGGGGTGACCCGCCGCTGGGAGGTCCGCCGCGGCCGCCCCCTCTGGGAGGAACCCGTGTGA
- a CDS encoding TetR/AcrR family transcriptional regulator, which translates to MTSTPEPPGSARPGGRTARNTAAVLRATLDELGEHGYAGLTVDRVAVRSGVHKATVYRRWGGVDGLLAAALEWSAREHDWAPTRTGTLEGDLLALAEDVRHGFTDAPEGAVSAASIAAALASPVAAEALRAFMADRHERSAAVVAEAVERGEVPEGTDAVEVVRCAVAPVYHRLLVGREPVSDVDLRRAARIAADAARAGAFVSRD; encoded by the coding sequence ATGACTTCGACTCCGGAACCCCCGGGCAGCGCGCGCCCGGGCGGGCGCACCGCGCGCAACACCGCCGCCGTCCTGCGGGCCACCCTCGACGAGCTGGGCGAACACGGCTACGCCGGGCTGACCGTCGACCGCGTCGCCGTCCGCTCGGGTGTGCACAAGGCCACCGTCTACCGCCGCTGGGGCGGGGTGGACGGGCTGCTGGCCGCCGCCCTGGAGTGGTCGGCCCGCGAGCACGACTGGGCGCCCACACGCACCGGCACGCTCGAAGGCGACCTACTGGCCCTGGCCGAGGACGTGCGCCACGGCTTCACCGACGCCCCGGAGGGGGCGGTGTCGGCGGCCTCGATCGCCGCCGCCCTCGCCTCTCCCGTGGCCGCCGAGGCGCTGCGGGCCTTCATGGCCGACCGGCACGAACGCTCCGCGGCCGTGGTCGCCGAGGCCGTCGAACGCGGCGAGGTGCCCGAGGGCACCGACGCGGTGGAGGTCGTCCGCTGCGCCGTCGCCCCCGTCTACCACCGGCTCCTCGTCGGCCGTGAACCCGTCTCCGACGTGGACCTGCGCCGCGCCGCCCGCATCGCCGCCGACGCCGCCCGCGCCGGGGCCTTCGTCAGCCGGGACTGA
- a CDS encoding class I SAM-dependent methyltransferase, translating into MGDAAIDLSLIGDLYRKYRDPLAEVRKAQREFLWETRGRMTPQLDDLEAEITYLLLRETRPETVMELGTFHGWSTTWILSALRDNGTGTLHSFDIVDNVLSNVPASLSEGRWHFHRGDVRRNLGEVPEGIGYLFVDAAHNARFARWYLAELFPRVAPGTPVSVHDVFHGRRALPLTEGAVVLAWLRRKAAEYLTVSRKRAPAPYTALLELREDLGLAEPVRDSTDNPMIFFRMPEH; encoded by the coding sequence ATGGGGGATGCCGCGATCGACCTGTCGCTGATCGGTGACCTGTACCGGAAGTACCGCGATCCGCTGGCGGAGGTGAGAAAGGCCCAGCGCGAGTTCCTGTGGGAGACCCGGGGGCGGATGACCCCGCAGCTGGACGACCTCGAGGCCGAGATCACCTACCTGCTGCTGCGGGAGACCCGGCCCGAGACGGTCATGGAGCTGGGCACCTTCCACGGCTGGTCCACCACCTGGATCCTGTCGGCCCTGCGCGACAACGGGACCGGGACCCTGCACTCGTTCGACATCGTCGACAACGTGCTGTCCAACGTCCCGGCGTCCCTGTCCGAGGGGCGCTGGCACTTCCACCGGGGGGACGTGCGCAGGAACCTCGGCGAGGTCCCCGAGGGCATCGGCTACCTCTTCGTGGACGCCGCCCACAACGCCCGGTTCGCGCGCTGGTACCTGGCCGAGCTGTTCCCGCGGGTCGCCCCGGGCACCCCGGTCAGCGTCCACGACGTGTTCCACGGCAGGCGGGCACTGCCCCTGACGGAGGGCGCGGTCGTGCTGGCGTGGCTGCGGCGCAAGGCCGCGGAGTACCTGACCGTCTCCCGCAAGCGGGCGCCCGCCCCGTACACGGCGCTGCTGGAGCTGCGCGAGGACCTGGGCCTGGCCGAGCCCGTGCGCGACAGCACGGACAACCCGATGATCTTCTTCCGCATGCCCGAGCACTGA
- the eda gene encoding bifunctional 4-hydroxy-2-oxoglutarate aldolase/2-dehydro-3-deoxy-phosphogluconate aldolase produces MTTTPRTGGDILALAPVMPVVVLHDAEAAVPLARALVAGGLPGIEVTLRTPAALGAIERIAAEVPEAVVGAGTVTTPELAGAAAEAGARFLVSPGATDTLAAAMADTGLPFLPGVSTVSEALAMLERGVSELKFFPAEAAGGAAFLKSLSGPLPGVRFCPTGGITPASAPDYLALPNVGCVGGSWLTPADAVAAGDLDRITGLAREAAAL; encoded by the coding sequence ATGACGACGACGCCCCGTACGGGCGGCGACATCCTCGCCCTGGCCCCGGTGATGCCGGTGGTCGTCCTGCACGACGCCGAGGCGGCCGTGCCGCTGGCCCGCGCCCTGGTGGCGGGCGGCCTGCCCGGCATCGAGGTGACGCTGCGCACGCCCGCCGCCCTCGGCGCCATCGAGCGGATCGCCGCCGAGGTCCCCGAGGCCGTGGTGGGCGCGGGCACCGTGACCACCCCCGAGCTGGCCGGGGCCGCCGCCGAGGCGGGTGCCCGGTTCCTGGTCAGCCCCGGCGCCACCGACACCCTGGCCGCCGCCATGGCCGACACCGGGCTGCCGTTCCTGCCCGGTGTGTCCACGGTCTCGGAGGCGCTGGCGATGCTGGAGCGGGGCGTCTCCGAGCTGAAGTTCTTCCCGGCCGAGGCCGCGGGCGGCGCCGCTTTTCTGAAGTCCCTGTCGGGCCCGCTGCCGGGGGTGCGCTTCTGCCCGACCGGCGGCATCACGCCCGCGTCCGCCCCGGACTACCTCGCGCTGCCCAACGTGGGCTGCGTGGGCGGCAGCTGGCTGACCCCGGCCGACGCGGTCGCCGCCGGGGACTTGGACCGGATCACCGGCCTGGCCCGGGAGGCCGCGGCGCTCTGA